A window of the Streptomyces sp. Ag109_O5-10 genome harbors these coding sequences:
- a CDS encoding cation transporter: MTTTDDVARQTLLCRGFALEYATLAWNVIGIVVLAVAAITARSVALAGFGLDSLIEIGASTAVIWELSGSGEGRQRRALKLIGIGFALLAAYLLVQSTWVLAAGFRPHHSPLGIAWTAITAALMFTLAAGKARTGAALDNPVLRAEGRVTLIDGLLAAAVLAGLALNSLAGWWWADPLAGYVLVYYAIREVKEIFFGKH, encoded by the coding sequence GTGACCACCACCGATGATGTCGCCCGCCAGACCCTGCTCTGCCGCGGCTTTGCCCTGGAGTACGCCACCCTCGCCTGGAATGTGATCGGCATCGTGGTGCTCGCCGTAGCCGCGATCACGGCCAGGTCGGTGGCCCTGGCCGGGTTCGGCCTCGACTCCCTGATCGAGATCGGGGCCTCCACCGCGGTCATCTGGGAGCTGTCAGGAAGCGGTGAGGGCCGGCAGAGGCGGGCGCTGAAGCTGATCGGGATCGGCTTCGCCCTCCTCGCCGCCTATCTCCTGGTCCAGTCGACGTGGGTGCTGGCCGCCGGCTTCCGCCCGCACCACTCGCCCCTGGGTATCGCCTGGACCGCCATCACCGCAGCGTTGATGTTCACCCTCGCGGCGGGCAAGGCCCGCACCGGGGCCGCGTTGGACAACCCAGTGCTGAGGGCCGAGGGCCGGGTCACCCTGATCGATGGCTTGCTCGCAGCTGCCGTCCTGGCCGGCCTCGCCCTCAACTCACTTGCCGGCTGGTGGTGGGCGGACCCGCTCGCCGGCTACGTCCTCGTGTACTACGCGATCCGCGAGGTGAAGGAGATTTTCTTCGGCAAGCACTGA
- a CDS encoding maleylacetate reductase — MKTFVHRGQITKVVFGSGTRSRIPEEADALGCRRVLVLSAPGQVGQAAEVHDVLGGAAVGTFTEAAPHTPVEVTENAVAYARTVGADSVLAVGGGSTIGLGKAIALRTGMPQLALPTTYAGSEMTPILGETEGHRKTTRRLPQVLPRTVVYDVDLTLTFPAAASVVSGINAMAHAVEALYAQDRDPLAFLMAGEALESLTRSLPVVAQRPDDGEARADALYGAWLAGTCLGTVGMALHHKVCHVLGGTFGLAHAETHAVVLPHVVAHNAAAAPEAMARIAGALSAPDAASGLFDFARRLGAPGALRDLGMPESGIEQAAELIVRDGYWNPRPVERASVHALLTDAWAGRRPRTPPGDGPRPSESATHNSTITGARHA; from the coding sequence ATGAAGACATTCGTGCATCGGGGGCAGATCACCAAGGTGGTCTTCGGCAGCGGTACGCGCAGCCGTATCCCCGAGGAGGCCGACGCTCTCGGATGCCGTCGGGTGCTCGTCCTGAGCGCACCCGGTCAGGTGGGCCAGGCGGCGGAGGTGCACGACGTCCTGGGCGGGGCCGCGGTGGGCACCTTCACGGAAGCCGCTCCGCACACTCCCGTCGAGGTCACGGAGAACGCGGTCGCCTATGCCCGGACGGTGGGAGCGGACTCGGTCCTCGCCGTCGGCGGTGGCTCGACCATCGGCCTCGGCAAGGCGATCGCCCTGCGGACCGGGATGCCGCAGCTGGCGCTGCCCACCACCTACGCCGGCTCGGAGATGACACCGATCCTCGGCGAGACCGAGGGGCACCGGAAGACGACCCGCCGGCTGCCGCAAGTGCTGCCGAGGACCGTGGTCTACGACGTCGACCTGACGCTCACGTTTCCCGCGGCGGCGTCGGTGGTCAGCGGCATCAACGCGATGGCGCACGCCGTGGAGGCCCTCTACGCACAGGACCGGGATCCGCTCGCCTTCCTGATGGCCGGTGAGGCGCTCGAATCCCTCACCCGGTCCCTCCCGGTCGTCGCGCAGCGTCCGGACGACGGCGAGGCGCGGGCCGATGCCCTGTACGGGGCGTGGCTGGCGGGCACGTGCCTGGGCACGGTGGGCATGGCCCTGCACCACAAGGTGTGCCATGTGCTGGGCGGCACGTTCGGGCTCGCGCACGCCGAGACCCACGCGGTCGTCCTGCCGCACGTGGTCGCCCACAACGCGGCGGCGGCCCCCGAGGCCATGGCACGCATCGCGGGTGCGCTGTCGGCGCCCGACGCGGCGAGCGGTCTCTTCGACTTCGCGCGACGGCTCGGCGCCCCCGGGGCACTGCGGGACCTCGGCATGCCGGAGTCGGGCATCGAGCAGGCGGCCGAACTCATCGTGCGCGACGGCTACTGGAACCCGCGGCCGGTCGAACGGGCCTCGGTGCACGCCCTCCTGACCGATGCCTGGGCAGGGCGGCGGCCGCGCACCCCACCCGGCGACGGACCTCGCCCGAGCGAGTCCGCGACCCACAACTCAACCATCACGGGAGCGCGTCATGCGTGA